Genomic DNA from bacterium:
CCGGTGGTCGCGAAGGCGCTGCTCCACGGTATGCTGACGCAGCTCTGACCGAATCGCGCGGCACGGGAGGATACGCGTCGGGCGACACGAATCCTCTCCTATGCGCATCATCGCCGACCTTCACCTCCACTCCAAGTTCAGCCGCGCAACCAGCCGAGAGATGGACGTCGAAACCCTCACACGATGGTGCGGTCTCAAGGGTATCACTGTTGTGGGCACGGGGGACTTTACCCATCCGGTGTGGCTGCGCGAACTCCGCGCGAAACTACGTTCCAACGGGCGCGGCCTGTACACCTGCGGCGCCCAGCATTTCATGCTCACCAGCGAGGTGAGCAATATCTACCCGCAGGGCGGCCGGCTCCGCAAGATTCACAACATCATTCTTGCCCCCTCCCTTGAGGTTGTAGACCGCATCAACGCCGTCCTGGGACGATTCGGCAGCTTGATGGCCGACGGGCGTCCCACACTCTCGCTGCCGAGCGACAAGCTCGTTGAGTACGTCATGGAAATCTCGCCGGAGTGCATGGTGATCCCGGCCCATGTCTGGACGCCGTGGTTCTCCTTGTACGGCAGCAACTCCGGGTTCGACTCGCTCCGGGAGTGCTTCGGCGACCAGGCGCGCCACATCCATGCGGTGGAAACCGGGCTCTCGAGTGACCCCCCCATGAACTGGCGGATCGGGGAACTGGACTCGGTGATGCTCGTGAGCAACTCCGACGCGCACTCGCCGGCGAAGCTCGGACGCGAGGCCAATGTGTTCGACTGCGAGCTCGACTACGGGGAGATCCTCGGTATCCTGCGGCGGGGCGACACCTCGAAATTCCTGGAGACGCTCGAGTTCTTTCCCGAGGAAGGGAAGTATCACTTTGACGGGCATCGGGTGTGCAACCAGCGGCTCTCGCCCCGCGAGACCCGTACCGCGCGTGGTCGCTGTCCCGTGTGCGGAAAGCCGCTCACGGTGGGGGTGATGTCCCGGGTCGAGGCGCTGGCGAGCCGGGAAGATGGCTCGGCCATGCCGGGCCGGGTGCCGTTCCGCCACCTGATCCCGCTCGAAGAGATCATCGGGGAAGCGCTCGGCTCTCAACCCGGCAGCTCGGCGGTGCGCGAGGAGTATCTCGCGCTCACCTCCGCGCTCGGCAACGAGTTCGCCATCCTGATGGACGTCCCCCTGGACGAGGTCGCCCGGCACGCGCGTCCTCGCCTGGTGGAAGGGCTGCGCCGGGTCCGCGACGGCCGGGTGCAGATCCGCCCGGGATACGACGGCGTGTTCGGTGAGATTCGCATCTTCGGCGGCGAGGCGGAGGAACGCCGAGTGGAGGAAGCGCAGCCGGCGCAGACCAGCCTGTTCTGACCCCCCGGGTCGACCGCACGCAGGGGACCGGCCGGATCAGGGCGCGCCCGCCGCGGCCGACGGTATTTGTCCGCCCGGGCCACGACGCGAGACTTCGCGCCGGGCACCTCTGGCTGTATCGGACCGAGATCGCCCGGATCGAGGGGGATCCCGAAGAGGGAGACGCCGTGGCGGTGCGCGCAGCCTCCGGCCGCCATCTCGGCACCGGGTTCCTCAATACCCGCTCGGCGATTGCGGTGCGCCTCCTCACGCGTGAAGACCGCGAGATCGACGAAGGATTTCTGGCGGACGGTCTAAGCCGCGCGATTTCTCTGCGCACACGGCTGGTCCCCCCCGCGGGAGCCTGTCGTCTCGTGTACAGCGAGGGGGACTACCTCCCGGGGCTGATCGTCGACCGCTACGCCGATCTCCTCGTCGTCCAGACCCTGACCCTCGGGATGGATCGGCGGAAAGACCTCCTGGTGCGTCTGCTCACGGACATGGTCGGGCCACGAGGCGTTTATGCCCGCAACGATCCGGCCGTCCGGCGGCTCGAGGGCCTCCCGAAAGAGTCCGGGTGGGTCACGGGAAGTGGATCGACCAGGGTCGAGATCGAGGAAGGCGAGAGCCGGTTCATGGTGGATATCGCGGAGGGGCAGAAGACAGGGTTCTTTCTCGACCAGCGCGAGAACAGGACGCGGATCGCGGGCCTCGCCGCCGGGCTGGACATCTTGGACTGCTTCGCCTACACGGGAGCCTGGGGCATCCGGGCCGCACGGCGTGGGGCGGCCGCGGTCACCGGGATCGAGATCTCGGACACCGCGGCCGCGCTGGCCGGGGAGAACGCCGCCCGCAACGGGTGCGGCGATCGCTGCCGCTGGCTCCAGGAGAACGCCTTCGACGGGCTGCGGCGTCTCGCGTCGGCCGGCCCTGCGTTCGATCTGGCGATCCTCGATCCCCCTGCGTTTGTGAAGACCCGCTCCGCGCTCGCGCAGGGCCTCGGAGGGTATAAAGAGATAAACCTGCGCGCGCTCAAGGTACTGCGCCCAAACGGCTGGTTGGTCACGTGTTCATGCTCGTATCACGTGGATGAGGCTACCCTGACGGCGGTGGTATGGGACGCCGCGCGGGATGCGAGGAGGAGGATCAGGATCGTCGAGAGCCGTTCCCAGGCGGGGGACCATCCCGTTCACCCAGCGATGCCGGAGACCCGGTATCTCAAGTGTCTGATCATCGCGGTGGAGTGAGACGCGCCCGGTCTGGGCCTCGAGGCCGGGCGCGCCCGTGGTCTCTGTCCCAGTTGGTTGCGGGCCGCCCGTGGGGCGTCTATAATGGAAGGAGAAATGTTCCAGACATATCACTGTGGGTAGGCGCGGGAGGAGATCCGTGTGCCGGATTCTCCTCCTTTGTGTTTGAGCCTGATTTCAGCTGAGGTGATTACGGGTGGTCGGCCAGCAGGTCCACATTACCGATAACCTCGACGTGCTCCTGGGCGTCCTGCCTCCGCAGATCCGCGACGCCGTCGAACAGCAGCCAACCCTGGATGAGCTCCTGGAGGTCGTGCTCGACCTTGGGCGCGAGCCCGAAGCCCGGTTCCCCGGACGAGCCGTGCGGCTGTCGGAGGCGTTCGTCAGCCGGGACGAGATGCAGTTCGTGATCAGCCGGGTGGGGACGTTCGGCAAGGACAACCGGGCCGGGATCGAGCGGACCCTCCACCGGATCTCGGCGATCCGCAACCGCGTCGGCGAGATCATCGGGCTGACCTGTCGCGTTGGCCGCGCCGTGTTCGGCACGGTTGACATCGTCCGGGACGTGATCGAATCCGGGCAGAGCGCGCTGCTGGTCGGGCGGCCCGGGGTCGGCAAGACGACGCTGCTCCGGGAGGCCGCCCGCGTCCTCTCCGATGAGATCGGCAAGCGCGTCGTGGTGGTGGATACCAGCAACGAGATCGCCGGCGACGGGGACATCCCGCATCCGGGGATCGGGCGCGCGCGCCGGATGCAGGTTCCATACCCGGAGCTCCAGCACGCGGTCATGATCGAGGCCGTGGAAAACCACATGCCGGAGGTCATCGTCATCGATGAGATCGGCACCGAAGCGGAGGCGCTGGCGGCCCGCACGATCGCGGAGCGCGGCGTGCAGCTCATCGCCACCGCGCACGGCAACACGCTCGACAACCTCCTGCAGAACCCCACCCTGTGCGACCTGGTCGGGGGGATCCAGGCGGTGACGCTCGGCGACGAGGAAGCCCGCCGGCGGGGCACCCAGAAGACGGTCTTGGAGCGCAAGGCCCCGCCCACGTTTGAGGTCGTCATCGAGATCCAGGAGCAAGACCGGCTCGCGGTGCACCACGATGTGGCTCACGTGGTGGACCGGTTCCTGCGGGGAGATATGCCGCGAGCCGAGATCCGTACGCGGACCGCGGAGGGTGAGGTGCGGATCAGCACCGACGGTGAGGGGGCGGCCCCACCGGCCACCGATGGCCACGCGCTCGTCGGGCGCCCCCCGCACAAGATTGTCCGGATCTACCCGTACGCGGTGAGCCGGAACCGACTCGAGCGGGCCATCCGGGAGCTGCGCGTCCCGGCCGACATCGCGAACACGCTGTCCGAGGCCGATCTGCTGCTCACCCTCAAATCACAAGAGAAGCGTCAGCCCAAGCGGCTCCGCGAGGCCGGCACCCGTGGGCTTCCCATGCACATCATCAAGAGCAACACGGTCTCGCAGATCGAAGCGGTGCTCCGGGGGATCTTCCGGGTCGACGACCGCCACGACCCCGACGAGGTGGCGCTGCGGGAGGTCGAGGATGCGATCTCCGAGGTGATGGCCTCGGCTCAGCCCGTGGAGCTCACTCCCCAGAACTCGTATGTGCGCCGGATGCAGCACCAGTTCATTCAGCGGTACGGCCTCCTCTCCGAAAGTAAAGGCACGGACCCGTTCCGGCGGGTGGTGATCTATCCTCAGTAGGGCCCCCAGGAACGCCGCGGCGGCGCCCCATCCCGACTCCAGAGCGGGGATCTTCATCACGCTGGAAGGCCCCGAGGGCGCCGGGAAGACCACACAGACCGGCCTTCTGGCCGACCACCTCCGGCACAGCGGCCGCGAGGTGGTGTGCGTCCGCGAGCCCGGAGGGACTCCGATCGGCGAGCAGATCCGCGCCCTGCTGCTCGATCCCCGGCGGGGGGAGATGGACGCGCGGGCAGAGATGCTCCTGTTCGCGGCGTCCCGGGCCCAACTCGTGGCGCAGATCATCGCGCCCGCGCTCCAAGCGGGCCGGGACGTGGTGTGCGACCGGTATGTGGATGCGTCCCTCGCCTACCAGGGCATCGCCCGGGGGATCGGGGTCGAGCCGGTACGGACCGTCAACGCCGTCGCGACGGCCGGGGTCTATCCGGACCTCACGTTGCTGCTCGACATCGACGTCGCCACGGGGCTCACGCGGGCCCGAGCGGAGACCGGGGCGCGCGCCGCGGGCGACCGGATGGAGCAGGAGGTCCTCGTCTTCCACCAGCGGGTGCGAGAAGGGTTTCTTTCCCTAGCCCAGAAAGACCCCCTTCGAATTAAGGTGATCGATGCCCGCGGGTCGGTGACCGCGGTGCAGCGGGCGATCCAGGAGGCGGTGGCGCAGATCCTGCGCGGCCGCGGAGAGGGGCTCGGCCAGGAGGGGTCCCGATGAAGCTGATCCTAGCGATCGTACAGGACAAGGACACGCGCGCGCTGATGGAGGCGCTCGTGGCTGCGGAGTTCCAGGCGACAAAGCTGGCAAGCACGGGCGGGTTCCTCCGCGAGGGCAACGCGACGGTCCTGATCGGCACCGACGAGAGCAAGGTCGAGGCGGTGCTCGCGGTCATTCAACGGACCTGCCACGTACGGGAGCAACTCGTGAGCCCCCTGCCGCCGGTCGTGGAGCCGGTCGACTCGTACATCTCTGCGCCGGTCAAGGTGCAGGTCGGCGGTGCCGTCGTGTTTGTCATCGACGTCGAACGGATGGTCAAGATCTAGGTCCCGGTGCCGTTTCGCGACCTCATCGGGCAACACCACGCGCGCCTCGTCCTCAAGCGCGCGCTCGAGAGCCGGAAGGTGTCTCATGCGTATCTCTTTGTCGGCCCGGTCGGGGTGGGACGGCTGGCGGCGGCCCGGGCCTTCGCGCAGGCCTTGTTGTGCACGGCCGGGGGCAGTGACGCGTGCGGCGTGTGCGGACCTTGCCGGAAGGTCGTGAGCGGCACGCACCCCGATCTCCGGATCATCGCGCCGGGGCGGACCGAGACCGGAGCGGAACGCCGCGCCGTCGCCATCGATCAGGTCCGGGACCTCAAGCGCGAAGCGGCGTATCCCCCCTACGAGGGACCGTGGAAGATCTTCATCATTGAAGACACCGAACAGATGCGGGCGGAGGCGGCCAACAGCCTCCTCAAGGTGCTGGAGGAGCCCCCTGCGAGCATCGTGATCATTCTGCTCTCGGAGTCCACCGAGGCGCTTCTGCCGACCCTTGTCTCTCGTGCGCAGGTGGTGCGCTTCACGCTCGTGTCCGCCAAAGAGATCGCGGACGCGCTCGCGGCCCGAGCCGGGGTGCCGGCCGAACGGGCCCGCTTCCTCGCCGCGATGGCGGGCGGCAGGGTGGGTGCCGCTCTCGAGGCCGCGCGGGCCGGGGAGGACGCGTTTGCCCGACGGCAGGACGTCCTTCGGACCCTTGACGCGGTCGAAGGCGGAGATGTGATCGCCGGCCTGGATGCCGCGGAGGCGGTCGCGAAGCAGAAGGACGAGATCGAGCGGTGGCTCGATATCGCCCTCCTATGGTATCGCGATCTTGCGGTCTGGCAGGTGGTGGGGGATCCGGCGCTCCTGACCAATCTGGATCAGCGCGGGAAGGTGGTCGAACGGGCCCGGCGGGCCCGTCCCGAAGACCTCACGCGGACGATGGACGCGATCGAGCAGGCGAAGGCCGCCCTGCGCCGAAACATCAACCCGAGGCTCGTCCTGGAAACCCTGTTCACCCAGATGGGAGCGGCGGCGGGACATCCCGCAGCATAAAGAGGATTGTCGGTGCGCGTTCTCTCGTCCATCGCCGTGATCGCAGCCGTTCTCATCTTCTGTGGAACGCCGGTTGTCGGGGCGGACGATCCGGAACGCGCCGTGTTCCTGTTGCAGGTCGTCGCCCGGAATAACGGGTCGTACCAGAGCGCGGTGTACGGCACCGCCTTTTTCATTGCCGGCGACGGCACCGCACTGACGAACAGCCACGTCGTCTATCTAGCGCAGCGCGAGCCGGCGCGGTACCAGCTGCTTGCCGTCGTCAACCAGGAGTTTTATTCGGCGTCGATCGTGTGCGCGAGCCGGCTCGGGCACGATCCGACGAATCCCGGCCTGAACGTCCACCCCGGCCGCGACATCGCCAAGATCAGGCTCGTTCCGTCGGCATTTCCGTTCGCGCGGTGGCGCTTGTTGCTGCCGGGCGGCCAGCGGCTGCTCAGCGTGACCGCCCACCGCGACGGCCTGCCGCAGTTTCCGTTTCTGCCCGTCTCCGGCCGTCCGAGCTCCGGCGACCAGGTCCGGGTGATCGGCTTCGGCCACCTCTTCCCGGGTCCGCCCCGATGGACCGCGACGGGACAGGTGCTCGGGATCGACCACACCATCGATGGGACCGAGATCTTCGGCGTCGATTTCACGGGCCCTATGGAGCCCGGCAACAGCGGATCTCCCGTCCTCAACCCCCAGGATCAGGTCATCGGGATGTGGACGTGGTACTCCGTGACCGATGCGAACATCGGAATGGCGATCAGCAACACCGCGTTCCACGTCCCCTGTCTCTAGCCGGTGTGCGGCCCGTGGGCCGTCAGTGGATGAGCGCGCGGATGATGATGAGTGCAGCCAGGAGGATCAGCCCCACCACCCACCACGGAATGCTGCGGCGCGCACGCGCCGCCCCACGATCGGGGGCGTTCGCGCAGGTGTCGCAGTAGTTTCCCGTCCTCAGGCGAACGAGGCAGGCTTTGCAGAGCGCCTTTCCGCATCGCCCGCAGTAGCCGAGCGCGGTGCGGTCGGGATGGGTGGCGCACTTCACCGGGGCACCTTCGCCCGTTGCCGAGGCCGCTTCGGCGCCGGCCGCAGCCGCTTGAGGATGCCCATGTTCTTCCGGTCGGGGCCGGTCTGCTCGAACCCCGGCGTCTCGATAAATCCCGGCAGGTCCTTGAGCGCGGGATGGGCCAGGATCGCGCGGAACCCTGCCCGTCCGATCTCGCCCTCCCCGATGTTTTCGTGTCGGTCGAGGTGGGATCCGAGCGCGGCTTTCGAGTCGTTGAGGTGCAACGCCTGGAGCCGCCTGAGGCCGATCACGCGGGCGACGGCGCGCACCATGGCATCGACGCCCGCGGGGGCGCGGAGGTCCCACCCGGCGGCAAACAGATGGGCCGTATCGAGGCAGATCCCGAGGCGGCGGCGCTCCCCGGTCTCATCGACGATCTCCCGCAGTTGCTCGAAGGTGCCGCCGAGGCTTCCCCCCGCGCTGCCCTCCAGCAGCACCATCGCACTCGTGCTCTCCCGGAGCGCCGCACGGAGCGCCCAGGCGATCCGCGCCCGCGCATCCGGCCAGGGACTTCCCATGGGGCTCCCGATGTGCGTGATGGCCGCGCGGCCGCCGAGGGCGTCCATCCCCTGCAGCGTGTGAACGAGCGACACGACCGAACGCCGGTAGAGGTGGGGATCGGGCGAGGCGAGATTGATCAGGTACGAGGTGTGGGCGACGAGCGGATCCAAGCCGGCCGCGTCCCTCCTGCGGCGGAACTCCTCGAGCTCGTCCGCCGGGTAGGAGACGAGGCGCCACTGTCGCGGGCTGCCAAAGAAGATCTGCAGGCACTCGCACCCGAGCGCCTGGGCGCGGGGCACCGCATCGCAGAGGCGGCCGCTGATCGACACGTGGGCGCCGAGGGGCACGGCCACTGGTTCGGGAGCGCGCGGGGCAATCTCCTGCGAAACGACGCGCCCGCCCCGACGATCCGATCGTGCGGACCAGCAACGCGCGGCCGGAGTGGGCGATCGCGGATGGATATGATGAGGGAGATGACGGCACCGGCGGCAAAGTCTGCTCCTGTGAGGTGATGGGATGAAGGTCGAACCCTTCGCGCTCGAGCGGTGGATGACGCGCCACGAGCTCCGCGCGCGGTACAACATCGCCGAGAGCGGCATCCTGCCGCTGCGACTTGCCGACCTTCTCGGCTGGCTGCCTCCGGACGAGCGCCGGGACACGCTCGACCGCCTGGTCCAAATGCCGCTCGACTACTGCGAAGCGGTCGGCACGCACGAGCTGCGTTCGCTGATCGCCGCCACCTACGTCGGTTGCGATCCCGACAATATCCTGGTCACCGCCGGGGCTATCGAGGCGAACTTCCTGTTGTTCAATGCGCTGCTCGACCCCGGTGACCACGTGGTCGTGCCCTATCCCGCCTACCAGCAACTCTACAGCGTGCCGCGGGCGCTCGGGTGCGATGTCTCACTGTGGAAGGTAGGGCCCGAGAGCGGCGACCGGTACGACACGGACGGGCTGGCGCGGCTCCTTCGGCCGAACACGCGTCTCGTCGTCGTCAATTCGCCGCACAACCCCACCGGCGCGGTCCTCCCGCCGGAGGGGGCGCGCCGCGTGTACGCGCTGGCGGAGTCCGTCGGGGCCAGGGTGATCTCCGACGAGGTCTATCGCTGGCTCACCGTTCCCGGCGGCGACCCGATCGCCCCGCCGATGTTCGAGCACGGGCCCCGCGGTCTGAGCGTCGGCACCGTGTCCAAGCCCTTCGGGTTGCCGGGCCTGCGCATCGGCTGGATCGCAGCGCCTGTGGATGTCGTCTCCGCCTGTGTGGCCCTGCGCGATTATGTCTCGCTGAGCCCCGGCCGGCTCAACGACGCGATCGCCCAACTGGCGCTCCGGCACCGTGAGCGGATCATTGAGCGGAACACCCAGATCATCGCCGCCAATCTGCGCGCGACCGCACAATGGATCGCCCGGCACGCACCCATCCTGTCTTGGACGCCGCCGCGCGGAGGACTCCTCGCGCTGCTGCGCTACCAGCTTGAGATTCCTTCGCTGGACCTCGCCGATCGGCTCGCGACCGAGCACGGTGTCATGCTGGCGCCGGGCTCCGCTTTCGGGTATGAGCACCACCTGCGCATCGGCATCGGCCAGGACCCGGATGTCTTTCAGGCCGGCCTGGATGCGGCGAGCCGCTGCTTCGCGCGGCTCAGGGAGGAGGGCGTCGATGGACGAGCACCCGCGGTGGGGGTTCAGCACTCTGGCGATTCACGGAGGCGGGATCCCTGACGCCAACAAGTCCGTGGTAACGCCGGTCTACCAGACGGCGACGTTCCGGTACGACTCGGTCGAAGAGGGAGCGCGCCTCGGCGCAGAAACCGCGCCCGGCTATTTCTATACGCGCTGGGGGAACCCGACGACCTCCGCGTTCGAGCAAAAGGTCGCGCTCCTCGAAGGCGGGGAGGCCGCGCTGGCCACCTCATCCGGGATGGCGGCGATCGCCACGGCGGTGATGAGCCTGGTGCGGGGCGGTGATCACGTCGTCGCGCCGAAGGCCGTGTATC
This window encodes:
- the holB gene encoding DNA polymerase III subunit delta'; this translates as MPFRDLIGQHHARLVLKRALESRKVSHAYLFVGPVGVGRLAAARAFAQALLCTAGGSDACGVCGPCRKVVSGTHPDLRIIAPGRTETGAERRAVAIDQVRDLKREAAYPPYEGPWKIFIIEDTEQMRAEAANSLLKVLEEPPASIVIILLSESTEALLPTLVSRAQVVRFTLVSAKEIADALAARAGVPAERARFLAAMAGGRVGAALEAARAGEDAFARRQDVLRTLDAVEGGDVIAGLDAAEAVAKQKDEIERWLDIALLWYRDLAVWQVVGDPALLTNLDQRGKVVERARRARPEDLTRTMDAIEQAKAALRRNINPRLVLETLFTQMGAAAGHPAA
- a CDS encoding serine protease, whose product is MRVLSSIAVIAAVLIFCGTPVVGADDPERAVFLLQVVARNNGSYQSAVYGTAFFIAGDGTALTNSHVVYLAQREPARYQLLAVVNQEFYSASIVCASRLGHDPTNPGLNVHPGRDIAKIRLVPSAFPFARWRLLLPGGQRLLSVTAHRDGLPQFPFLPVSGRPSSGDQVRVIGFGHLFPGPPRWTATGQVLGIDHTIDGTEIFGVDFTGPMEPGNSGSPVLNPQDQVIGMWTWYSVTDANIGMAISNTAFHVPCL
- a CDS encoding deoxyribonuclease IV; the protein is MAVPLGAHVSISGRLCDAVPRAQALGCECLQIFFGSPRQWRLVSYPADELEEFRRRRDAAGLDPLVAHTSYLINLASPDPHLYRRSVVSLVHTLQGMDALGGRAAITHIGSPMGSPWPDARARIAWALRAALRESTSAMVLLEGSAGGSLGGTFEQLREIVDETGERRRLGICLDTAHLFAAGWDLRAPAGVDAMVRAVARVIGLRRLQALHLNDSKAALGSHLDRHENIGEGEIGRAGFRAILAHPALKDLPGFIETPGFEQTGPDRKNMGILKRLRPAPKRPRQRAKVPR
- a CDS encoding aminotransferase class I/II-fold pyridoxal phosphate-dependent enzyme; the encoded protein is MKVEPFALERWMTRHELRARYNIAESGILPLRLADLLGWLPPDERRDTLDRLVQMPLDYCEAVGTHELRSLIAATYVGCDPDNILVTAGAIEANFLLFNALLDPGDHVVVPYPAYQQLYSVPRALGCDVSLWKVGPESGDRYDTDGLARLLRPNTRLVVVNSPHNPTGAVLPPEGARRVYALAESVGARVISDEVYRWLTVPGGDPIAPPMFEHGPRGLSVGTVSKPFGLPGLRIGWIAAPVDVVSACVALRDYVSLSPGRLNDAIAQLALRHRERIIERNTQIIAANLRATAQWIARHAPILSWTPPRGGLLALLRYQLEIPSLDLADRLATEHGVMLAPGSAFGYEHHLRIGIGQDPDVFQAGLDAASRCFARLREEGVDGRAPAVGVQHSGDSRRRDP
- a CDS encoding cyclic-di-AMP receptor; protein product: MKLILAIVQDKDTRALMEALVAAEFQATKLASTGGFLREGNATVLIGTDESKVEAVLAVIQRTCHVREQLVSPLPPVVEPVDSYISAPVKVQVGGAVVFVIDVERMVKI
- a CDS encoding endonuclease Q family protein; this encodes MRIIADLHLHSKFSRATSREMDVETLTRWCGLKGITVVGTGDFTHPVWLRELRAKLRSNGRGLYTCGAQHFMLTSEVSNIYPQGGRLRKIHNIILAPSLEVVDRINAVLGRFGSLMADGRPTLSLPSDKLVEYVMEISPECMVIPAHVWTPWFSLYGSNSGFDSLRECFGDQARHIHAVETGLSSDPPMNWRIGELDSVMLVSNSDAHSPAKLGREANVFDCELDYGEILGILRRGDTSKFLETLEFFPEEGKYHFDGHRVCNQRLSPRETRTARGRCPVCGKPLTVGVMSRVEALASREDGSAMPGRVPFRHLIPLEEIIGEALGSQPGSSAVREEYLALTSALGNEFAILMDVPLDEVARHARPRLVEGLRRVRDGRVQIRPGYDGVFGEIRIFGGEAEERRVEEAQPAQTSLF
- a CDS encoding R3H domain-containing nucleic acid-binding protein, encoding MVGQQVHITDNLDVLLGVLPPQIRDAVEQQPTLDELLEVVLDLGREPEARFPGRAVRLSEAFVSRDEMQFVISRVGTFGKDNRAGIERTLHRISAIRNRVGEIIGLTCRVGRAVFGTVDIVRDVIESGQSALLVGRPGVGKTTLLREAARVLSDEIGKRVVVVDTSNEIAGDGDIPHPGIGRARRMQVPYPELQHAVMIEAVENHMPEVIVIDEIGTEAEALAARTIAERGVQLIATAHGNTLDNLLQNPTLCDLVGGIQAVTLGDEEARRRGTQKTVLERKAPPTFEVVIEIQEQDRLAVHHDVAHVVDRFLRGDMPRAEIRTRTAEGEVRISTDGEGAAPPATDGHALVGRPPHKIVRIYPYAVSRNRLERAIRELRVPADIANTLSEADLLLTLKSQEKRQPKRLREAGTRGLPMHIIKSNTVSQIEAVLRGIFRVDDRHDPDEVALREVEDAISEVMASAQPVELTPQNSYVRRMQHQFIQRYGLLSESKGTDPFRRVVIYPQ
- the tmk gene encoding dTMP kinase, which produces MTLEGPEGAGKTTQTGLLADHLRHSGREVVCVREPGGTPIGEQIRALLLDPRRGEMDARAEMLLFAASRAQLVAQIIAPALQAGRDVVCDRYVDASLAYQGIARGIGVEPVRTVNAVATAGVYPDLTLLLDIDVATGLTRARAETGARAAGDRMEQEVLVFHQRVREGFLSLAQKDPLRIKVIDARGSVTAVQRAIQEAVAQILRGRGEGLGQEGSR
- a CDS encoding class I SAM-dependent rRNA methyltransferase, which produces MRARPPRPTVFVRPGHDARLRAGHLWLYRTEIARIEGDPEEGDAVAVRAASGRHLGTGFLNTRSAIAVRLLTREDREIDEGFLADGLSRAISLRTRLVPPAGACRLVYSEGDYLPGLIVDRYADLLVVQTLTLGMDRRKDLLVRLLTDMVGPRGVYARNDPAVRRLEGLPKESGWVTGSGSTRVEIEEGESRFMVDIAEGQKTGFFLDQRENRTRIAGLAAGLDILDCFAYTGAWGIRAARRGAAAVTGIEISDTAAALAGENAARNGCGDRCRWLQENAFDGLRRLASAGPAFDLAILDPPAFVKTRSALAQGLGGYKEINLRALKVLRPNGWLVTCSCSYHVDEATLTAVVWDAARDARRRIRIVESRSQAGDHPVHPAMPETRYLKCLIIAVE